A genome region from Calypte anna isolate BGI_N300 chromosome 4B, bCalAnn1_v1.p, whole genome shotgun sequence includes the following:
- the ATOH8 gene encoding LOW QUALITY PROTEIN: protein atonal homolog 8 (The sequence of the model RefSeq protein was modified relative to this genomic sequence to represent the inferred CDS: deleted 2 bases in 1 codon), translated as MRSTPLAEGEPWPRLCTAELGGLRRLRRKHGCKSFRVELKVLNGRRTGLRAHPPPPPPPPTTPAAAPPPAWEPRRTALGPAASAFPAVPPPPPPPPPPAARPPPPPAAASPRPRPGEASGVSPEIKALQQTRRLLANARERTRVHTISAAFEALRKQVPCYSYGQKLSKLAILRIACNYILSLARLADLDYSADHSNMSFSECVEQCTRTLQAEGRSKKRKE; from the exons ATGCGGAGCACGCCGCTGGCGGAGGGGGAGCCCTGGCCGCGCCTTTGCACCGCCGAGCTCGGGGGGCTGAGGCGGCTGCGGCGCAAACACGGCTGTAAAAGTTTCCGCGTCGAGCTGAAAGTGCTGAACGGGAGGAGGACGGGGCTCCGCGCTCACCCACCGCCACCACCgccgccacca accacccccgccgccgccccgccgcccgcctGGGAGCCGCGCAGAACCGCGCTCGGCCCCGCCGCCAGCGCCTTCCCCGCcgtgccgccgccgccgccaccgccgccgcctcccgcagcccgcccgccgccgccccccgccgccgcctccccgcgCCCGCGGCCGGGAGAGGCGTCCGGCGTCTCGCCGGAGATCAAAGCCCTGCAGCAGACGCGGCGGCTCTTGGCCAACGCCCGGGAGAGGACCCGCGTCCACACCATCAGCGCTGCCTTCGAGGCACTGCGGAAGCAG GTTCCCTGCTATTCTTATGGTCAAAAGTTGTCCAAACTGGCCATCTTGAGAATAGCCTGTAACTATATCCTTTCCCTGGCCAGACTAGCAGACCTGGATTACAGTGCTGACCACAGTAACATGAGCTTCTCTGAATGTGTGGAGCAGTGCACTAGGACCTTACAAGCAGAAGGAAGATCTAAAAAAAGGAAG